CAAAATTCCAGAGTTACTAAGGCTTGTAGATCTTGAAGAAGCTGCGCATCGCAAAGTGGAAACATTTTCAAAAGGCATGAAGCAGCGTTTACAAATTGCACGTGGCTTATTAAATAATCCGGAAATCTTATTTTTAGATGAACCGTCAATCGGTTTAGATCCGATAAGTGCGCGTAAATTACGTGATTTAATCAAAAATTTAAATGCACAAGGAACAACGATTGTATTAACAACGCACTACATGTTTGAGGCAGATGAGCTTTGCGACCGTATTGCGTTTATAAACAATGGTGAAATTATTGCCATTGATACGCCGAAAAATTTAAAACAATATACGAACCAGCAATCGATTGTCGAATGTACAATTGTCGGTTCTCCTGTACAGGAGCTACGCGATTCATTAGCGGAAGAACAAATTAACGTAATGGAAATGCAGCCATTACAAAATGGCGTGAAGGTAAGAATATCAACAGAGCAGCCTCAGCAAATTGTAATGGTGTTATATAATTCGGCACAATTTCATGTTGTCGATTTAGCTATCGCAAAGCCGACACTTGAAGATGCATATATTGCGATGATTGGAGGGAACTAATATGCACGCATTTTTACATAGTATTGTACTGCAAATGAAGCTTTCAATGGCGCGCCCGATGTTTCAATTTACGATTTGGATATCGCCACTTTTTTATGCAACGATCACCTATTTTATTTATGGTAATCAATCACCTGAACGCATTTTCCAATATGTTGTATTAGGGGCGGGCTTTATGGGATTATGGACATCGATTGTTTATTCCTCTGCAAGTGATATTAATCGCGAGCGTATGTATGGCACATTAGAAAATATATTTGTGGCGCCTGCATCATTCGCGGTCATATTAATGGGAAAGATTGTTGGAAATACGGTTTGGGGTTTTATTTCGATGGTGCTAGCGTTTTTCTATTTAGCCGTTGTGTTTCAAATAAAAATGCCAGCTTTAAACATCGCGTTAGTTGTGTTAGCACTGCTCGTTGTAATGATGGCAATTTCAGTTTTTGCATTTGTCATGGCACTTATTTTTACATTATCTCAACAGGCTGAAGCGTTAATGAATTTTATTGAATACCCGATTTTTTTAATTTGTGGTTTCTTATTTCCAATCTCCATTTTACCGATTTGGATACAGCCGATTTCGTATCTATTGCCACCAACATTTGCGATTGAGCTATTACGCGCTGTGACGAATGGAAAGTCTACCATAAATGATATAACTGAGGCCTTTTTACACCTTGGTGCAGTGACGCTAGTTTACTTCATTATTGGGGTTGTTACGTATAAAGCAGTGGATCATAAAGCAAGAATTGATGGAAAGCTAGGTGTTTATTAATATGGAAAGTTTACTAAGATTTACACGACATGCAAAACTATCATATA
This portion of the Solibacillus daqui genome encodes:
- a CDS encoding ABC transporter ATP-binding protein, with translation MTSAVIEVENVQRMYQIKSGFWKKSTKQVEAVKGISFEVNKGEIFGLLGPNGAGKTTTIKMLTTMLIPSAGTIKIFGLDPVSEHKALRPRINFILGGERNLYWRLSAYDNLAYFADLYKIPRAVQQTKIPELLRLVDLEEAAHRKVETFSKGMKQRLQIARGLLNNPEILFLDEPSIGLDPISARKLRDLIKNLNAQGTTIVLTTHYMFEADELCDRIAFINNGEIIAIDTPKNLKQYTNQQSIVECTIVGSPVQELRDSLAEEQINVMEMQPLQNGVKVRISTEQPQQIVMVLYNSAQFHVVDLAIAKPTLEDAYIAMIGGN
- a CDS encoding ABC transporter permease yields the protein MHAFLHSIVLQMKLSMARPMFQFTIWISPLFYATITYFIYGNQSPERIFQYVVLGAGFMGLWTSIVYSSASDINRERMYGTLENIFVAPASFAVILMGKIVGNTVWGFISMVLAFFYLAVVFQIKMPALNIALVVLALLVVMMAISVFAFVMALIFTLSQQAEALMNFIEYPIFLICGFLFPISILPIWIQPISYLLPPTFAIELLRAVTNGKSTINDITEAFLHLGAVTLVYFIIGVVTYKAVDHKARIDGKLGVY